The following proteins are encoded in a genomic region of Pseudodesulfovibrio mercurii:
- the hisB gene encoding imidazoleglycerol-phosphate dehydratase HisB: MRQATVARTTKETDIRLTLTLDGTGTVNVDTGIGFADHMLTLCAFWAGFDLDLTCRGDLEIDTHHSLEDIGLCLGQALAEALGDKQGINRVASAKVPMDEALAEVVVDLSGRPYIVYDDALLPDFIAGDEKDVWREFLKSVAYKAGMNLHVKFEYGLNGHHLLEAAFKALGLALAQAVTVGRKGVSSTKGSLD, encoded by the coding sequence ATGCGCCAGGCCACAGTGGCTCGGACCACCAAGGAAACGGACATCAGACTGACCCTGACCCTCGACGGGACGGGGACCGTGAACGTGGACACCGGCATCGGGTTCGCGGATCACATGCTCACCCTGTGCGCCTTCTGGGCCGGGTTCGACCTGGACCTGACCTGCCGGGGCGACCTGGAGATCGACACCCACCACAGCCTCGAGGACATCGGGTTGTGCCTGGGCCAGGCCCTGGCCGAGGCCCTGGGCGACAAGCAGGGCATCAACCGCGTGGCCTCGGCCAAGGTGCCCATGGACGAGGCCCTGGCCGAAGTGGTCGTGGACCTGTCCGGCCGTCCGTACATCGTCTATGACGACGCGCTCCTGCCCGACTTCATCGCGGGCGACGAAAAGGACGTCTGGCGTGAATTTCTCAAGTCCGTTGCGTACAAGGCGGGCATGAACCTGCACGTCAAATTCGAGTACGGCCTGAACGGCCATCATCTGCTGGAAGCGGCCTTCAAGGCCCTGGGCCTGGCCCTGGCCCAGGCGGTCACGGTGGGCCGCAAGGGCGTCTCCAGCACCAAAGGGAGTCTCG